In one Variovorax sp. PBL-H6 genomic region, the following are encoded:
- a CDS encoding cold shock domain-containing protein: MRMTGKVADFNRITGRGLIASKTSGKVSFHLSQVVAGKGKLDAGDQVEFELGDLDGVPQALAVSVLSRHMALQQRTLKAHSATAVAEGAAGIADKQEGTTAPATATPFPAWPGLVG; the protein is encoded by the coding sequence ATGAGAATGACCGGCAAAGTCGCTGATTTCAACCGCATCACGGGCCGAGGGCTCATTGCGAGCAAGACGTCGGGTAAGGTGAGCTTCCACCTCTCACAGGTCGTCGCAGGCAAAGGGAAGCTCGACGCCGGCGACCAGGTGGAGTTCGAGTTGGGCGACTTGGACGGTGTGCCTCAGGCGTTGGCCGTTTCAGTCCTGTCACGCCACATGGCCCTCCAGCAGCGTACATTGAAAGCTCATTCGGCGACCGCGGTAGCGGAAGGGGCAGCTGGCATTGCGGACAAGCAGGAAGGCACAACGGCTCCTGCCACGGCCACGCCCTTTCCGGCATGGCCGGGCCTTGTCGGCTGA
- a CDS encoding SPOR domain-containing protein, giving the protein MEPGDLAAGAVRRSSPGLARLARLLGWLELILFGLAVASIAISAQNILAGDAFALRSLRSFAKVSAWFFGQCLWCTGRETTGGILANLAGGFGYLLGVFSPLVFGLGLGILRRAVELRASALDRAAGTPWPAVWLRPSFLAPALAAAGSLVLALSAVYSSSRPASSPARPSSAEAFLDSPSGTSLFVVQVGVFENEEEANRVQAMLERVGLRPFATAPQGGKVRVRLGPYPSRDDALTAAQAVRRLELPAAVLDVSR; this is encoded by the coding sequence ATGGAACCTGGAGATTTGGCCGCAGGCGCAGTGCGCCGGAGCTCGCCAGGCCTGGCGCGCCTCGCACGGCTCCTCGGGTGGCTGGAGCTCATCCTTTTCGGGTTGGCTGTTGCCTCCATCGCCATCTCCGCGCAGAACATCTTGGCGGGAGATGCCTTTGCACTCAGGTCATTGAGGTCGTTCGCAAAGGTTTCCGCTTGGTTCTTCGGCCAGTGCCTGTGGTGCACAGGACGCGAGACCACAGGGGGCATCCTGGCGAACCTGGCTGGGGGTTTCGGCTACCTCCTCGGGGTGTTCTCCCCGCTGGTGTTTGGGCTAGGACTGGGCATTTTGCGCAGGGCTGTCGAGCTTCGCGCCTCAGCTCTGGACAGGGCGGCGGGCACACCTTGGCCCGCTGTGTGGCTGCGCCCATCATTCCTTGCTCCGGCGCTCGCGGCGGCGGGTAGCCTGGTGCTCGCGCTTAGTGCCGTCTACAGCAGCTCGCGGCCCGCGTCGTCCCCTGCAAGACCGTCTTCGGCTGAAGCGTTTTTGGATTCGCCTTCAGGAACATCCCTGTTTGTCGTGCAGGTGGGCGTCTTCGAGAATGAAGAGGAGGCGAACCGCGTCCAGGCGATGCTGGAGCGCGTCGGTCTGCGTCCCTTCGCCACGGCGCCGCAAGGAGGGAAGGTGCGTGTGCGCCTGGGGCCATACCCGAGTCGCGATGACGCTCTGACGGCCGCGCAGGCCGTAAGAAGGCTCGAACTCCCAGCCGCGGTGCTCGACGTCAGCCGTTGA
- a CDS encoding CysS/YqeB C-terminal domain-containing protein, translating to MHLKDSLSGALKRVEPTDVSIYACGITPYSSAHVGHARTYVVFDLLKRVLTAQGHRVRLVRNITDIDDKIINTAKTAGVAWHELSDKYAEENRQLMRATGLDVPEEPKASEYLADMFWLMKQLIGLGLAYVASTGDVLYRVSAYDGALLMPHKEGALRSEQGATRVSTDGKEDLRDFALWKTTSRDEPGFESPWGWGRPGWHIECSAMIRALFGGSVTIHGGGVDLKFPHHQAEMMQSEPVFGRPLAEIWMHNGSVLSDGRKMSKSEGNFVTWQAALDSAEALAPGLGGQLLSFALVQAHWQKPLDWNDKLLASTHADVLQLTQDLAGVVPGTADALIEVLADNLNAPAGSFWLKQELKGGTPARLAAGLHFFGIDVDAWARLPRSAAVSLSHTDIDDLQSQRQQARAAKNWALADEIRQRLNAHGVAVSDAPVAQL from the coding sequence ATGCATCTCAAAGATTCCCTCTCGGGCGCGCTGAAGCGCGTCGAACCCACCGACGTTTCAATCTACGCTTGCGGCATCACGCCGTACTCGTCCGCGCATGTCGGTCACGCACGCACCTATGTCGTCTTCGACCTCCTGAAGCGCGTCCTCACGGCGCAGGGTCACCGTGTGCGCCTGGTGCGCAACATCACAGACATTGACGACAAAATCATCAACACGGCCAAGACGGCCGGCGTTGCCTGGCACGAGCTCTCGGACAAGTACGCCGAGGAGAACCGCCAGCTGATGCGCGCCACCGGGCTGGATGTTCCGGAGGAGCCGAAGGCGAGCGAGTACCTGGCCGACATGTTCTGGCTCATGAAGCAGCTCATCGGCCTGGGGCTGGCCTACGTGGCGAGCACGGGTGACGTGCTCTACCGGGTGAGCGCCTATGACGGTGCACTGTTGATGCCCCACAAGGAAGGCGCACTTCGCTCGGAGCAAGGCGCCACGCGGGTGAGTACTGACGGCAAGGAGGACCTGCGGGACTTTGCGCTGTGGAAAACCACTTCTCGGGATGAGCCTGGCTTCGAATCGCCCTGGGGCTGGGGCCGCCCGGGCTGGCACATCGAGTGCTCCGCAATGATTCGCGCGCTCTTTGGCGGCAGCGTGACCATCCACGGAGGCGGCGTCGACCTCAAGTTCCCGCACCACCAGGCGGAGATGATGCAGTCGGAGCCGGTGTTCGGCCGGCCCCTGGCCGAAATCTGGATGCACAACGGCTCGGTCCTGTCCGATGGTCGCAAGATGAGCAAGAGCGAGGGCAACTTCGTCACTTGGCAGGCGGCCCTCGACTCCGCGGAGGCGTTGGCGCCGGGCCTGGGCGGGCAGCTGCTGAGCTTCGCGCTGGTGCAGGCTCACTGGCAGAAGCCGCTGGACTGGAATGACAAGCTTCTGGCGTCCACCCATGCGGACGTGCTGCAGCTCACCCAGGATTTGGCTGGCGTTGTGCCTGGGACAGCGGATGCTCTCATTGAGGTTCTGGCGGACAACCTGAATGCACCTGCCGGCAGCTTTTGGCTGAAGCAGGAGCTCAAGGGCGGCACACCTGCGCGATTGGCGGCCGGTCTGCACTTCTTCGGTATCGACGTCGATGCCTGGGCCCGCCTGCCCCGTTCGGCCGCGGTGAGCTTGAGCCACACGGACATCGACGACCTGCAGTCGCAGCGACAGCAGGCCCGGGCTGCCAAGAACTGGGCGCTCGCCGACGAAATCCGCCAGCGGTTGAATGCCCATGGCGTTGCCGTCAGCGACGCGCCCGTCGCGCAGCTGTAG
- a CDS encoding class I SAM-dependent methyltransferase has protein sequence MAAQDAEDVDGADQGREVRDAGDATDELRRELVDPIVQGLLCYDPTGSRDVTSIQAALQRWEGLCDQATSAELTPEKMWTYKDWPSNKRHDRVLDLGCGDAVIGHKLMNAPNVAAYVGVDKESERLKAAQPSKFMQVLVRNLEEDDPFGFIDTKEMPNIILAIRLFDHIADPAKLLLALGQLFEPGREGIMLVATSNRRYFKKDLGPEDFSTEKQDEPSLTECRDGLHRHLRSRTAMRRHFRDAGFHVFDEASPLLPASIDRLKGFTKRNGDHAVAPFHIWLLGIYSTRRIQASRKDIDKWVAELAAARRSLGPEENPGPAHLLLSAISDDILPGVHWRTVAVNHPIAYKHNTAGQVFIVESGRFGAYLPGTEPSPALTVSAEPRVVFDPNEVFGELEVFNQDREHDRRYVASVYAMPGEDKAAKFYNVLVLPVKPTVQALMGVATVLGNPMLQDLRTKSLESNLRYHAQYNGVERFSFTSPTGVTTTVRPAFVIVVASLLALALEADREKGLYSLDGRRVVYIDRIDLAAERLLRRSGFKDANAINGALKYLQAAGIIGVLRPVPDVAAERVAAAARLELAASELYGVRKATANVPGSKEVFDGFIRNSYICMVLVEREMALRKFLLEPTQALFDETTRGIAAQDPASAETQEYWRAEMDKVSMQFWKRRIEVGAWAYDSLGFPLSKFAGAKRPARVQ, from the coding sequence ATGGCAGCGCAAGACGCAGAGGATGTCGATGGTGCCGACCAGGGCCGGGAGGTCCGAGACGCTGGCGACGCAACCGATGAGCTTCGCCGAGAACTGGTCGACCCAATCGTGCAAGGTCTGTTGTGCTACGACCCCACGGGAAGCCGAGATGTCACCTCCATCCAGGCGGCGCTACAGAGGTGGGAGGGGCTTTGCGACCAGGCGACAAGCGCTGAGTTGACGCCAGAGAAGATGTGGACCTACAAGGATTGGCCCTCCAACAAGCGTCACGACAGAGTGCTGGACCTCGGGTGTGGCGATGCAGTCATCGGCCACAAACTGATGAATGCGCCGAATGTCGCCGCCTACGTCGGCGTGGATAAGGAATCGGAACGGCTCAAGGCTGCGCAGCCCTCCAAGTTCATGCAGGTTCTCGTCAGGAACCTCGAGGAAGACGACCCCTTCGGATTCATAGACACGAAGGAGATGCCGAACATCATCCTGGCAATTCGGCTTTTCGACCACATCGCTGACCCGGCTAAGCTTTTGCTCGCACTCGGGCAGCTGTTCGAACCGGGCCGGGAAGGAATCATGTTGGTGGCGACGAGCAACAGGCGCTATTTCAAGAAGGACCTGGGTCCCGAAGACTTCAGCACTGAAAAGCAGGATGAGCCCTCCTTGACCGAGTGCCGGGATGGGCTCCATCGGCATTTGCGGTCCCGAACGGCGATGAGACGACACTTCCGAGACGCAGGCTTTCACGTCTTCGACGAGGCCTCACCCCTCCTTCCGGCGAGCATCGACCGTCTCAAGGGTTTCACAAAGCGCAACGGAGACCACGCGGTAGCGCCATTCCACATCTGGTTGCTTGGGATATACAGCACACGGCGCATTCAGGCCTCACGCAAGGACATCGACAAGTGGGTTGCAGAGCTCGCGGCCGCGCGTAGAAGTCTCGGGCCAGAGGAAAACCCCGGTCCGGCCCACTTGCTGCTGAGCGCCATCAGCGACGATATCCTCCCTGGTGTGCATTGGCGCACGGTTGCCGTCAACCATCCGATAGCCTACAAGCACAACACGGCCGGCCAGGTCTTCATTGTTGAGAGTGGACGATTCGGAGCCTACCTTCCTGGTACTGAGCCATCCCCGGCCCTCACCGTCAGTGCGGAGCCTCGAGTGGTCTTCGACCCCAACGAGGTGTTTGGCGAGCTCGAGGTGTTCAACCAGGACAGGGAGCATGACCGACGCTACGTGGCTTCGGTCTATGCCATGCCGGGCGAAGACAAGGCTGCCAAGTTCTACAACGTGTTGGTCCTTCCTGTGAAGCCGACGGTGCAGGCCTTGATGGGGGTGGCCACGGTGCTCGGCAACCCCATGCTGCAGGATTTGCGCACGAAGAGTTTGGAGTCGAATTTGCGCTATCACGCCCAATACAACGGCGTGGAGCGCTTCAGCTTTACCTCCCCGACCGGGGTGACCACGACTGTAAGGCCGGCATTCGTCATCGTGGTGGCATCGCTGCTCGCGTTGGCTCTTGAAGCGGACAGGGAAAAAGGGCTGTACTCGCTCGATGGACGGCGGGTGGTCTATATCGACCGAATCGACCTGGCAGCGGAACGGCTGCTGCGCCGGTCAGGATTCAAGGACGCGAATGCCATCAACGGAGCTCTGAAGTATCTCCAGGCCGCGGGCATTATCGGGGTATTGAGGCCTGTGCCTGACGTCGCAGCCGAACGGGTGGCAGCAGCGGCGCGGCTGGAGCTTGCGGCGAGCGAGCTGTACGGCGTTCGAAAGGCCACGGCTAACGTTCCTGGCAGCAAGGAGGTGTTCGACGGATTCATCAGGAACAGCTATATATGCATGGTGCTGGTGGAGCGCGAGATGGCGCTGCGCAAGTTTCTCCTGGAGCCCACTCAGGCGCTATTCGATGAGACAACGAGGGGAATAGCGGCCCAGGACCCCGCCAGCGCGGAGACGCAGGAGTACTGGCGGGCGGAAATGGACAAGGTGAGCATGCAGTTCTGGAAGCGGCGCATTGAGGTCGGTGCATGGGCTTACGACAGTCTCGGGTTCCCGTTGTCGAAGTTCGCGGGAGCGAAGCGGCCGGCCAGAGTGCAATGA
- a CDS encoding peptidoglycan recognition protein family protein, which yields MAWKVTVDQSFDVDAFDTYCHSLAWTAWRPSFLVVHNTGVPTLAQRPNGFTKTHMGNFATYYRDKMKWSAGPHLFIDDKRIWVFTPLTMSGVHSPSWNKQSLGIEMLGDFDRDAFDAGRGLKVRHNTVAAMATLCAILGLEPMTTKLHREDPETTHACPGTNVRKLELIADVQDLLATRHQGEHQA from the coding sequence ATGGCCTGGAAGGTTACTGTCGACCAGTCGTTTGATGTCGACGCGTTCGACACCTACTGCCACAGCTTGGCCTGGACTGCCTGGCGTCCCTCGTTCCTTGTCGTCCACAACACGGGTGTACCGACCCTGGCGCAGCGGCCGAACGGATTCACGAAGACGCACATGGGCAACTTCGCAACCTACTACCGGGACAAGATGAAATGGAGCGCGGGCCCTCACCTCTTCATTGACGACAAGCGCATTTGGGTCTTCACGCCACTCACGATGTCAGGCGTGCACTCGCCTTCGTGGAACAAGCAGTCACTCGGCATCGAAATGCTCGGCGACTTCGACAGGGACGCGTTCGACGCCGGCAGAGGGCTGAAGGTTCGGCACAACACCGTTGCCGCCATGGCCACCCTTTGCGCCATTCTTGGGCTCGAGCCCATGACCACGAAGCTCCATCGCGAGGACCCTGAGACCACGCATGCGTGCCCCGGCACCAACGTTCGCAAGCTCGAGTTGATTGCAGATGTTCAGGACCTTCTTGCGACTAGGCATCAGGGAGAACACCAAGCCTGA
- a CDS encoding glyoxalase superfamily protein, which produces MDISQSKLKAKVLSTYLREIGSPIKHGQALDAMARINGHRTWNEFSASAQNVDLAPAVSQTMHVLPVLSVFAGQRDTLRAPARIKSDDNRMTADFDATAWLDQASDKELSDLVEIGFGGDYASDAAGEFMGARDAEVDAVFKYIERAQEFLGRRESLGFEVDVNPEGVWAYLRAFRYALYVRLTLAQHFGPVAKWPADLVVSRLSTEPATFVIETPGVKETSFADEDFAWTAVGRALEEGLADERGITMEAEEVAPWSGIREGSTPALPTLVPGRFLEEGGKHLVLAGTSPLTHAELRRITDDGEHVLDVVLGVELEDIASGIDSLNDHVSERITGGICDLTGLSYHGYAGADVADLAGNFGAIIRVRAHWTPIDGIEDDNEG; this is translated from the coding sequence ATGGACATTTCTCAAAGCAAGCTCAAGGCCAAAGTTCTCTCGACGTACCTGCGCGAGATTGGCTCGCCCATCAAGCACGGCCAGGCGCTCGACGCCATGGCCCGCATCAACGGGCACCGTACCTGGAACGAGTTTTCTGCATCTGCACAGAACGTCGACCTGGCGCCTGCCGTGTCGCAGACCATGCATGTGCTCCCTGTGCTCAGCGTCTTCGCCGGCCAGCGCGACACGTTGCGGGCCCCTGCTCGCATCAAGTCGGACGACAACCGCATGACGGCGGACTTCGATGCCACTGCCTGGCTGGACCAGGCCAGCGACAAGGAGCTCTCGGACCTGGTTGAAATCGGATTCGGAGGCGACTACGCATCCGACGCCGCCGGCGAGTTCATGGGCGCGCGGGACGCAGAGGTCGATGCGGTGTTCAAGTACATCGAGCGGGCGCAGGAGTTCCTCGGCCGCCGGGAATCACTCGGCTTCGAAGTCGACGTGAACCCGGAAGGTGTCTGGGCTTACCTGCGGGCGTTCCGGTACGCGCTGTATGTCCGGCTCACCCTGGCGCAGCATTTCGGTCCGGTTGCCAAATGGCCAGCAGACCTTGTCGTCTCGCGGCTGAGCACTGAGCCCGCAACCTTCGTCATCGAAACGCCCGGCGTCAAGGAAACGAGTTTTGCAGACGAGGACTTCGCCTGGACGGCCGTTGGCCGCGCCCTGGAGGAAGGCCTCGCGGACGAGCGCGGCATCACGATGGAGGCCGAGGAAGTCGCCCCGTGGTCGGGAATCCGGGAAGGCAGCACACCCGCACTGCCGACTCTGGTTCCCGGCCGTTTCCTGGAGGAGGGTGGCAAGCACCTGGTGCTGGCGGGTACGTCCCCGCTCACGCACGCGGAGCTCCGCCGCATCACCGACGATGGTGAACACGTCCTGGACGTCGTGCTTGGCGTAGAACTAGAGGACATCGCCTCAGGCATTGACTCGCTCAACGACCACGTTTCCGAGCGCATCACTGGCGGCATCTGCGACCTCACCGGTCTCAGCTACCACGGCTATGCCGGCGCGGACGTTGCCGACCTTGCGGGCAACTTTGGCGCCATCATCCGCGTCCGGGCGCACTGGACGCCGATTGACGGCATCGAGGACGACAACGAAGGCTAA
- a CDS encoding GIY-YIG nuclease family protein gives MMESERPFVTYKIKNERNGKFYVGSTSNTSSRWAEHRRAIKAARTARVGNHLMCLDIQKNGWGLSDFRFGIIERFETREAMLAGEQALLNTYWGTAKNYNSAHEVLRDTVLHKWFAWNLRTLEHRRYLSVEALSVDFRLGLKTLAGLIARDDVAPGDWVFEPFSRRRTVREVRQMMLVHGIPPPPQQDAASLARSISNLIYGPCKSQGTALNGHQTREFYGV, from the coding sequence ATGATGGAAAGCGAACGTCCGTTTGTCACTTACAAGATAAAAAACGAGCGGAACGGCAAGTTCTACGTTGGGTCGACGAGCAATACTTCAAGCCGGTGGGCAGAACATCGGCGGGCTATTAAAGCTGCCCGCACAGCCAGAGTCGGGAACCATCTGATGTGCTTGGACATTCAGAAGAACGGCTGGGGGCTGTCTGATTTTCGTTTTGGAATCATCGAGAGATTCGAGACGAGAGAGGCAATGCTTGCAGGCGAGCAGGCGCTGCTAAACACTTATTGGGGCACCGCGAAAAACTACAACTCCGCCCATGAGGTTCTGAGAGACACAGTCCTGCACAAGTGGTTCGCCTGGAACCTTCGAACTCTCGAGCATCGCCGCTACCTCAGCGTAGAGGCGTTGAGCGTCGACTTTCGCCTTGGATTGAAGACGCTCGCAGGTCTTATTGCGCGTGACGACGTTGCTCCCGGTGATTGGGTATTCGAGCCCTTCAGCAGGCGACGTACTGTGCGAGAGGTACGGCAGATGATGCTCGTGCATGGCATACCGCCTCCTCCCCAGCAGGACGCCGCATCGCTGGCGCGCTCAATCAGCAACTTGATTTACGGACCCTGCAAAAGTCAGGGTACGGCCCTCAATGGACATCAAACGCGCGAGTTCTATGGGGTCTAG
- a CDS encoding SWIB/MDM2 domain-containing protein, whose protein sequence is MTEKTTNAFSRPLTPSTELAAVIGSTPQPRTQVTKLLWEYIKANNLQNPGNKRNILCDAKLKAVMGKDEVTMFEMTALVGKHLS, encoded by the coding sequence ATGACCGAAAAGACAACCAACGCCTTCTCTCGCCCACTGACCCCCAGCACGGAGCTGGCAGCAGTCATCGGCTCGACGCCCCAGCCCCGCACGCAAGTGACGAAGCTGCTGTGGGAGTACATCAAGGCGAACAACCTGCAAAACCCCGGGAACAAGCGCAACATCCTTTGCGACGCCAAGCTGAAAGCGGTGATGGGCAAGGACGAAGTGACGATGTTCGAGATGACCGCCCTAGTCGGCAAGCACCTGAGCTGA